A window of the Gordonia humi genome harbors these coding sequences:
- a CDS encoding YihY/virulence factor BrkB family protein produces MSTHGTPFSDDAAEQPFEARGASSQSTPEAVDEPRRPVIRSLPKLAWRTTVKCYEDSIIGWAAQAAFWQALSLPPLILGVLGSIGYIAGWFGPDTIDIISQRIMSFADRTFSDQVVTDLIEPTVDNVLGRGRVTIMSVSFVLSLWAGSSAMSCFVSSIVHAHQQHQIRHPVWQRIFALAVYVFFLVMAIFVLPLVALGPTYLQNVLPASWGPAVSDLIDWGYFPFVGILLIGALSALYRFALPFPPPRRRLVPGAVLAGVAFWLASYVLRAYLTALAKTGYTYGALATPIAFLLFTYFLGFAIVLGAEFNAACQEFWPSRPNSPVMRHWVSTQTTELTDTLRNRAVHRRGQQK; encoded by the coding sequence ATCAGCACGCACGGCACTCCCTTCAGCGACGACGCCGCGGAACAGCCCTTCGAGGCGCGCGGCGCGTCGTCGCAGTCGACCCCGGAAGCGGTCGACGAGCCGCGCCGCCCGGTGATCCGGAGCCTGCCGAAGCTGGCCTGGCGCACCACCGTCAAGTGCTACGAGGACTCGATCATCGGATGGGCGGCGCAGGCCGCGTTCTGGCAGGCGCTCTCGTTGCCGCCGTTGATCCTGGGAGTGCTCGGCAGCATCGGCTACATCGCGGGCTGGTTCGGTCCGGACACCATCGACATCATCTCGCAGCGGATCATGTCGTTCGCCGATCGGACGTTCAGCGACCAGGTGGTGACCGACCTCATCGAGCCCACCGTGGACAACGTCCTCGGCCGCGGCCGGGTGACGATCATGTCGGTGAGCTTCGTCCTCTCGCTGTGGGCGGGATCGTCGGCGATGTCGTGCTTCGTGTCGTCGATCGTCCACGCGCACCAGCAGCATCAGATCCGGCATCCGGTGTGGCAGCGGATCTTCGCGCTCGCCGTCTACGTCTTCTTCCTCGTGATGGCGATCTTCGTGCTGCCGCTGGTCGCGCTGGGACCGACCTATCTGCAGAACGTCCTGCCCGCATCGTGGGGACCCGCGGTGAGCGATCTCATCGACTGGGGGTACTTCCCGTTCGTGGGAATCCTGCTGATCGGCGCCCTCTCGGCGCTCTACCGGTTCGCGCTGCCCTTCCCCCCGCCGCGCCGACGACTCGTGCCCGGGGCCGTACTCGCCGGAGTCGCGTTCTGGCTGGCCAGCTATGTGCTGCGCGCCTATCTGACGGCGCTGGCCAAGACCGGCTACACCTATGGCGCGCTCGCGACCCCGATCGCGTTCCTGCTGTTCACGTACTTCCTCGGGTTCGCGATCGTACTGGGCGCCGAGTTCAACGCGGCCTGTCAGGAGTTCTGGCCGTCACGGCCGAACAGCCCGGTGATGCGACACTGGGTCTCGACGCAGACCACCGAGCTGACCGACACGCTGCGCAACCGCGCCGTACACCGACGCGGCCAGCAGAAGTGA
- a CDS encoding DEAD/DEAH box helicase family protein, translating to MTSTDVDTDRRIGSGAPLRAWQRRALTRYLTSSPTDYLAVATPGAGKTTFGLRVAAELLADRTVERVTVVAPTEHLKHQWAASAARNGIALDPNFSNSTGSTSADFDGVVLTYAQVAAHPYRHRVRTEQYRTLVILDEIHHGGDAKSWGDGIREAFGDATRRLALTGTPFRSDDSPIPFITYEPEPGGGQRSRADSTYGYSEALRDGVVRPVVFLAYSGEASWRTSAGEEFTARLGEPLSAEQTARAWRTALDPHGDWIYAVFTAAHRRLMRLRESGVPDAGGLVIATDQQNARDYADLLHSLTGTKPTVVLSDDPKSSSRIEEFSNSTDEWMVAVRMVSEGVDVPRLSVGVYATNASTPLYFAQAIGRFVRSRRPGETASVFLPSVPVLLQLASELEAERDHVLGKPHRESDGLDDALVTEANKRKDEPGEEEKSFQSLHADAELDQVIYDGSSFGTSTLVGSDEESDYLGLPGLLDADQVRTLLQQRQAQQVTNRSAPAVRPADDQAARNAPNAAERSTGENLMGLRKELNTLVALHNQRTGKPHSQIHGELRSRVGGPPTAMATAEQLRERISALRSWK from the coding sequence GTGACCAGTACCGATGTCGACACCGACCGCCGAATCGGATCGGGTGCGCCGCTGCGCGCATGGCAGCGGCGGGCGCTGACCCGCTATCTGACGTCGAGTCCGACCGACTACCTCGCGGTCGCCACGCCCGGCGCCGGAAAGACCACCTTCGGTCTCCGCGTCGCCGCCGAACTGCTCGCCGACCGCACGGTGGAGCGTGTCACCGTCGTCGCTCCGACCGAGCACCTGAAGCATCAGTGGGCGGCCTCGGCGGCGCGTAACGGCATCGCCCTGGATCCGAACTTCTCGAACTCGACGGGGTCGACGAGTGCCGACTTCGACGGCGTCGTCCTCACCTACGCGCAGGTGGCCGCCCACCCCTACCGTCATCGGGTCCGCACCGAGCAGTACCGGACGCTGGTGATCCTCGACGAGATCCACCACGGCGGCGACGCGAAGTCGTGGGGCGACGGCATCCGCGAGGCGTTCGGGGACGCCACCCGCAGGCTGGCGCTCACCGGTACGCCGTTCCGATCGGACGACTCGCCGATCCCGTTCATCACCTACGAACCCGAACCCGGCGGCGGTCAGCGTTCGCGCGCCGACAGCACCTACGGCTACTCCGAGGCGCTGCGCGACGGCGTCGTCCGCCCCGTCGTGTTCCTCGCCTACTCGGGCGAGGCGAGCTGGCGGACCAGCGCGGGCGAGGAGTTCACCGCGCGCCTGGGCGAGCCGCTCTCGGCCGAGCAGACCGCCCGCGCCTGGCGCACCGCACTCGACCCCCACGGCGACTGGATCTACGCGGTGTTCACGGCGGCGCACCGCAGGCTGATGAGACTGCGTGAGTCGGGGGTCCCCGACGCGGGCGGTCTGGTGATCGCCACCGATCAGCAGAACGCGCGCGACTACGCCGATCTGCTGCACTCGCTCACCGGCACGAAGCCGACCGTCGTGCTGTCCGACGATCCGAAGTCGTCCTCGCGCATCGAGGAGTTCTCCAATTCGACCGACGAATGGATGGTGGCCGTCCGCATGGTGTCCGAGGGCGTCGACGTCCCGCGCCTGTCGGTCGGCGTGTACGCGACGAACGCGTCGACCCCGCTGTACTTCGCCCAGGCGATCGGCCGGTTCGTCCGGTCGCGGCGCCCGGGGGAGACCGCGAGCGTCTTCCTGCCGTCGGTTCCGGTGCTCCTGCAACTGGCGAGCGAGTTGGAAGCCGAACGCGACCACGTGCTCGGCAAGCCGCACCGTGAGTCCGACGGCCTGGACGACGCGCTGGTGACCGAGGCCAACAAGCGCAAGGACGAGCCCGGCGAGGAGGAGAAGTCGTTCCAGTCGCTGCACGCCGACGCCGAACTCGACCAGGTGATCTACGACGGCTCGTCGTTCGGCACCTCGACGCTCGTCGGCTCGGACGAGGAATCCGACTATCTCGGGTTGCCCGGGCTGCTCGACGCGGATCAGGTGCGCACTCTGCTGCAGCAGAGACAGGCGCAGCAGGTGACCAACCGGAGTGCCCCGGCAGTGCGTCCCGCGGACGATCAGGCGGCCAGGAACGCCCCGAACGCGGCGGAGCGGAGCACCGGCGAGAATCTGATGGGTCTGCGCAAGGAGCTCAACACGCTCGTCGCCCTGCACAATCAGCGGACCGGCAAGCCGCACTCGCAGATCCACGGCGAACTGCGCAGCCGAGTCGGCGGTCCGCCGACGGCGATGGCGACCGCCGAGCAGCTCCGAGAGCGGATCAGCGCGCTGCGGTCCTGGAAGTAG